The following DNA comes from Candidatus Thermoplasmatota archaeon.
AGTTGTCATGCCTAGAGATCAGTCTATCAGCCAACAAACCAGCCAACAAAACAATCAATTACTACAAATGATGACAAAGACAATAAAACAGATAAGCAACAGGTAAACAAAAACTCTTCTTTTTTCTAGTGCCCAAAAATTCTTTTTGTCACAATAGTAGCATAACTCCCCTTCGGCAAAGTAAAAGATAACATGATTTTATACCTATTTTTACCAGAATCGTTAATCTCATCAACTGTCGGTTCATTTATCGTGAAACCCTCTGGTTTCAGAATGGTCTCTCTCTCACGTGTTTTAAAAAAACTACCTGTTTCTCGTTTGATATCAAAATCTTCCAACCTAA
Coding sequences within:
- the truD gene encoding tRNA pseudouridine(13) synthase TruD, producing RLEDFDIKRETGSFFKTRERETILKPEGFTINEPTVDEINDSGKNRYKIMLSFTLPKGSYATIVTKRIFGH